Proteins found in one Streptomyces sp. NBC_00461 genomic segment:
- a CDS encoding GNAT family N-acetyltransferase — translation MGRRLVPLTLDNLQDLPKRCRACVFWELDPVSGEAAVRAGTPALEKEAWISAVLLDWGSCGRVVYVDDVPVGFVLYAPPAYVPRSTAFPTSPISPDAVQLITAFMMPGYQGQGLGRVMVQTVAKDLLRRGFKAIEAFGDARWKEPACVLPADHLLAVGFKTVRPHPTYPRLRLELRTTLSWKEDVEMALDRLLGAVQKEPVLRPL, via the coding sequence ATGGGGCGTCGGCTCGTACCGCTCACGCTGGACAACCTTCAGGACCTTCCCAAGCGCTGTCGCGCGTGTGTCTTCTGGGAGTTGGACCCCGTCAGCGGCGAAGCCGCGGTAAGGGCGGGCACGCCCGCGCTGGAGAAGGAAGCGTGGATCTCGGCGGTCCTGCTGGACTGGGGATCCTGCGGCCGGGTTGTCTACGTCGACGACGTGCCGGTGGGCTTCGTGCTCTACGCCCCTCCGGCCTACGTTCCCCGGTCGACGGCGTTCCCCACGAGTCCGATCTCGCCGGACGCGGTCCAGCTGATCACTGCGTTCATGATGCCCGGCTACCAGGGGCAGGGACTCGGGCGCGTCATGGTCCAGACGGTCGCCAAGGATCTGCTGCGACGGGGCTTCAAGGCGATCGAGGCCTTTGGGGACGCGCGGTGGAAAGAACCCGCGTGTGTCCTGCCGGCCGATCATCTCCTGGCCGTGGGATTCAAGACGGTCCGCCCGCACCCGACTTACCCACGCCTGAGGCTGGAGCTGCGGACGACGCTCTCCTGGAAGGAAGACGTGGAGATGGCGCTCGACCGGCTGCTGGGGGCTGTGCAGAAGGAGCCGGTGTTGCGGCCGCTGTGA
- the rsmG gene encoding 16S rRNA (guanine(527)-N(7))-methyltransferase RsmG — MTEAAELPPAPEQAREVFGDRFADAVRYAELLAEAGVQRGLIGPREVPRLWERHLLNCAVLSEVVPEGVTVCDVGSGAGLPGIPLALVREDLKITLLEPLLRRTNFLTEVVELLGLDHVTVVRGRAEEVMGKVPPVHVVTARAVAPLDRLATWGIPLLRPYGEMLALKGDTAEEELKSASTALSKLGAVETSILHVGEGVVDPLSTVVRVEVGESPGGVRFAAKKAKAARTERVRRRR, encoded by the coding sequence GTGACGGAGGCAGCGGAGCTTCCCCCTGCGCCCGAGCAGGCGCGTGAGGTGTTCGGCGATCGCTTCGCGGACGCGGTCCGCTATGCGGAGCTGCTCGCTGAGGCGGGTGTGCAGCGCGGTCTCATCGGCCCACGCGAAGTGCCTCGCCTCTGGGAGCGGCACCTGCTCAATTGCGCGGTGCTCTCCGAGGTCGTGCCCGAGGGGGTGACGGTGTGCGACGTCGGCTCGGGTGCCGGCCTGCCGGGCATCCCTCTGGCGCTGGTCCGTGAGGACCTCAAGATCACGCTCCTGGAGCCTCTGCTGCGGCGTACGAACTTCCTCACCGAGGTCGTCGAGCTGCTGGGCCTGGACCATGTGACCGTGGTCCGGGGTCGTGCCGAGGAGGTCATGGGCAAGGTACCGCCGGTCCATGTCGTGACGGCACGGGCCGTGGCCCCGCTGGACCGACTGGCCACGTGGGGCATCCCACTGCTGAGGCCGTACGGCGAGATGCTCGCGCTCAAGGGGGACACCGCTGAGGAGGAGCTCAAGAGCGCGTCCACGGCGCTGAGCAAGCTCGGCGCCGTGGAGACCTCGATCCTGCATGTGGGTGAGGGCGTGGTGGATCCCCTGTCCACTGTTGTGCGGGTCGAGGTCGGCGAGAGCCCCGGGGGTGTGCGCTTCGCGGCGAAGAAGGCCAAAGCCGCTCGCACAGAGCGAGTACGGCGTCGTCGCTGA
- the trxA gene encoding thioredoxin, giving the protein MAGTLKNVTDDSFEQDVLKSDKPVLVDFWAAWCGPCRQIAPSLEAIASEYGDKIEVVKLNIDENPGTAAKYGVMSIPTLNVYQGGEVAKTIVGAKPKAAIVRDLEDFIAE; this is encoded by the coding sequence GTGGCCGGCACCCTGAAGAACGTGACCGACGACTCCTTCGAGCAGGACGTCCTCAAGAGCGACAAGCCCGTCCTGGTGGACTTCTGGGCCGCCTGGTGCGGTCCGTGCCGCCAGATCGCTCCGTCCCTCGAAGCAATCGCCTCTGAGTACGGCGACAAGATCGAGGTCGTCAAGCTCAACATCGACGAAAACCCGGGTACGGCCGCAAAGTACGGCGTCATGTCCATCCCGACGCTGAACGTCTACCAGGGCGGCGAGGTCGCCAAGACCATCGTCGGTGCGAAGCCGAAGGCCGCGATCGTCCGCGATCTCGAGGACTTCATCGCCGAGTAG
- the yidD gene encoding membrane protein insertion efficiency factor YidD — MKYPLLALIKLYQWTISPLLGPVCKYYPSCSHYGYTAIDRHGAIKGTALTAWRILRCNPWSLGGVDHVPPRKRPRWHEMLRDAWRARRGGPSAAETATEENLPSSPAAETPSHAQGA, encoded by the coding sequence ATGAAGTACCCGCTGCTGGCTCTGATCAAGCTGTACCAGTGGACCATCAGTCCGCTGCTCGGGCCGGTGTGCAAGTACTACCCGTCGTGCTCCCACTATGGGTACACGGCCATCGACCGGCACGGTGCGATCAAAGGCACGGCGCTCACCGCCTGGCGCATCCTGCGGTGCAATCCGTGGTCGCTCGGCGGTGTGGACCATGTCCCACCGCGCAAGCGCCCGCGGTGGCACGAAATGCTGCGCGATGCGTGGCGCGCACGCAGGGGCGGGCCCTCCGCCGCCGAAACGGCCACCGAGGAGAACCTTCCTTCGAGCCCGGCCGCAGAGACTCCGTCCCATGCCCAAGGAGCATGA
- the yidC gene encoding membrane protein insertase YidC yields MDTIASLFSFITTPVSWVIVQFHSMYGKIFGPDTGWAWGLSIVSLVILIRICLIPLFVKQIKSTRAMQTLQPEMKKIQERYKNDKQRQSEEMMKLYKETGTNPLSSCLPILAQSPFFFALYHVLNGIATGKTIGVIDDSLLASARKAHIFGAPLAAKFTDSADKVAQLGATLTDVRVVTAIMIVLMSASQFYTQRQLMTKNVDTTVKTPFMQQQKMLMYVFPVMFAVFGINFPVGVLVYWLTTNVWTMGQQMYVIHNNPTPGSKAQAAYLERLTKHVTQHGKARKRSERTIIKAIVTKGRDRNEFERKFINSLNKAGLAAQTDGTVMQSDSAAAAQTEDGVPTTGTAAAPKRQQPKRQTKAQRQSGPKAAGEAEPKTSLSKSDEPEDAQPPAAAKKPEPRTGSGTRSKAQSGQRKGPQRPKSPSKK; encoded by the coding sequence GTGGACACGATTGCCAGCCTCTTCAGCTTCATCACGACACCCGTTTCATGGGTCATCGTCCAGTTCCACTCGATGTACGGGAAGATCTTCGGTCCCGACACGGGCTGGGCCTGGGGCCTGTCCATCGTGTCCCTGGTGATCCTCATCCGTATCTGCCTGATCCCGCTCTTCGTGAAGCAGATCAAGTCGACCCGGGCGATGCAGACGCTGCAGCCCGAGATGAAGAAGATCCAGGAGCGCTACAAGAACGACAAGCAGCGCCAGTCCGAAGAGATGATGAAGCTGTACAAGGAGACGGGCACCAACCCGCTCTCCTCGTGCCTTCCCATCCTGGCGCAGTCGCCGTTCTTCTTCGCCCTCTATCACGTGCTCAACGGCATCGCGACGGGCAAGACGATCGGCGTCATCGACGATTCGCTGCTCGCCAGCGCTCGTAAGGCACACATCTTCGGTGCCCCCCTGGCCGCGAAGTTCACGGACAGCGCCGACAAGGTCGCCCAGCTCGGTGCCACGCTGACTGACGTCCGTGTCGTCACCGCGATCATGATCGTCCTGATGTCGGCGTCGCAGTTCTACACGCAGCGCCAGCTGATGACGAAGAACGTCGACACGACGGTGAAGACGCCGTTCATGCAGCAGCAGAAGATGCTGATGTACGTCTTCCCGGTCATGTTCGCCGTCTTCGGCATCAACTTCCCGGTCGGTGTCCTCGTCTACTGGCTGACCACCAACGTGTGGACCATGGGCCAGCAGATGTATGTGATCCACAACAACCCGACCCCGGGTTCCAAGGCGCAGGCCGCCTATCTGGAGCGTCTGACCAAGCACGTCACGCAGCACGGCAAGGCCCGCAAGCGCAGTGAGCGCACCATCATCAAGGCGATCGTCACCAAGGGCCGTGACCGCAACGAGTTCGAGCGCAAGTTCATCAACTCGCTGAACAAGGCCGGTCTCGCCGCCCAGACCGACGGCACAGTGATGCAGAGCGACAGCGCTGCCGCCGCCCAGACCGAGGACGGTGTGCCGACGACCGGCACCGCCGCCGCTCCCAAGCGCCAGCAGCCCAAGCGGCAGACCAAGGCCCAGCGGCAGTCCGGCCCCAAGGCGGCCGGCGAAGCCGAGCCGAAGACGTCGTTGAGCAAGTCCGACGAGCCGGAGGACGCCCAGCCCCCCGCCGCTGCCAAGAAGCCCGAGCCGAGGACCGGCAGCGGCACCCGCAGCAAGGCTCAGTCCGGGCAGCGCAAGGGCCCGCAGCGCCCCAAGTCCCCGTCCAAGAAGTAA
- the trxB gene encoding thioredoxin-disulfide reductase produces the protein MSDVRNVIIIGSGPAGYTAALYTARASLKPLVFEGAVTAGGALMNTTDVENFPGFQDGIMGPELMDNMRAQAERFGAELVPDDVVSVDLTGEIKTVTDTAGTVHKAKAVIVTTGSQHRKLGLPNEDALSGRGVSWCATCDGFFFKGQDIAVIGGGDTAMEEATFLSRFAKSVTIVHRRDTLRASKAMQERAFADPKIKFVWDSEVAEIQGDPKLSGLKLRNLKTGELSDLAVTGLFIAIGHDPRTELFKGQLDLDEEGYLKVASPSTHTNLTGVFAAGDVVDHTYRQAITAAGTGCSSALDAERYLAALADEEQAEPEKTSV, from the coding sequence GTGAGCGACGTCCGTAACGTGATCATCATCGGCTCCGGGCCCGCCGGCTACACGGCGGCGCTCTACACCGCGCGCGCGTCGCTGAAGCCGCTGGTCTTCGAGGGCGCCGTCACCGCCGGTGGCGCGCTCATGAACACCACCGACGTGGAGAACTTCCCGGGCTTCCAGGACGGCATCATGGGCCCCGAGCTCATGGACAACATGCGTGCCCAGGCCGAGCGCTTCGGCGCCGAACTCGTCCCGGACGATGTCGTCTCCGTCGACCTTACCGGTGAGATCAAGACCGTCACCGACACCGCCGGCACCGTACACAAGGCGAAGGCCGTCATCGTCACCACCGGCTCCCAGCACCGCAAGCTCGGTCTGCCGAACGAGGACGCGCTCTCCGGGCGCGGAGTCTCCTGGTGCGCCACGTGTGACGGCTTCTTCTTCAAGGGCCAGGACATCGCCGTGATCGGCGGCGGCGACACCGCGATGGAGGAGGCCACCTTCCTCTCCCGCTTCGCCAAGTCCGTGACGATCGTCCACCGCCGGGACACGCTGCGCGCCTCCAAGGCGATGCAGGAGCGTGCCTTTGCCGACCCGAAGATCAAGTTCGTATGGGACAGCGAGGTCGCCGAGATCCAGGGCGACCCCAAGCTCTCAGGTCTGAAGCTGCGCAACCTCAAGACCGGCGAGCTCTCGGACCTGGCGGTCACCGGGCTGTTCATCGCGATCGGCCACGACCCGCGCACCGAACTCTTCAAGGGCCAGCTCGACCTGGACGAGGAGGGCTACCTCAAGGTCGCCTCCCCCTCGACCCACACCAACCTGACGGGTGTGTTCGCCGCCGGCGACGTCGTCGACCACACCTACCGCCAGGCGATCACCGCGGCCGGCACCGGCTGCTCCTCCGCTCTCGACGCCGAGCGCTACCTCGCCGCCCTCGCGGACGAGGAGCAGGCGGAGCCCGAGAAGACCTCTGTCTGA
- a CDS encoding ParA family protein, with protein sequence MGGSVHCEPEVEESESLRSDANIAGPMTDPVPGPRTESMGADVSRETPPPMDDTPIGRAAQLAVEALGRAGEGLPRPEQTRVMVVANQKGGVGKTTTTVNLAASLALHGARVLVIDLDPQGNASTALGIDHHAEVPSIYDVLVESRPLAEVVQPVLDVEGLFCAPATIDLAGAEIELVSLVARESRLERAIQAYEQPLDYILIDCPPSLGLLTVNALVAGAEVLIPIQCEYYALEGLGQLLRNVDLVRGHLNPTLHVSTILLTMYDGRTRLASQVADEVRSHFGDEVLRTSIPRSVRISEAPSYGQTVLTYDPGSSGALSYLEAAREIALKGVGVTYEAPHAHIGAQSDPSMVEGLQ encoded by the coding sequence ATGGGAGGCTCTGTTCATTGCGAGCCTGAAGTCGAGGAGAGTGAATCGTTGCGGTCCGACGCCAACATCGCGGGACCGATGACCGATCCGGTCCCCGGTCCCCGTACCGAGTCGATGGGGGCGGATGTTTCACGTGAAACACCGCCTCCGATGGACGACACTCCGATCGGTCGTGCTGCCCAACTGGCCGTGGAAGCTCTGGGCCGCGCCGGCGAGGGCCTGCCACGGCCTGAGCAGACGCGCGTCATGGTCGTTGCCAACCAGAAGGGCGGTGTCGGCAAGACGACGACGACCGTCAACCTTGCCGCCTCCCTGGCCCTGCACGGCGCCCGCGTCCTGGTGATCGACCTCGACCCACAGGGCAACGCATCCACCGCTCTGGGAATCGACCATCACGCCGAAGTCCCGTCCATCTACGACGTTCTGGTCGAGAGCAGGCCTCTCGCGGAGGTCGTCCAGCCAGTCCTCGATGTCGAGGGCCTCTTCTGCGCCCCCGCCACGATCGATCTCGCCGGTGCGGAGATCGAGCTGGTGTCCCTAGTGGCGCGGGAGAGCCGGCTGGAGCGAGCCATTCAGGCCTATGAGCAGCCGCTGGATTACATTCTGATCGACTGCCCTCCTTCGCTCGGCCTGCTGACGGTCAACGCGTTGGTGGCCGGCGCGGAGGTCCTCATCCCGATCCAGTGCGAGTACTACGCGCTGGAAGGACTGGGACAGCTGCTGCGGAACGTCGACTTGGTGCGGGGCCACCTCAACCCCACGCTGCACGTTTCGACGATCCTCCTCACCATGTACGACGGCCGGACACGTCTCGCGTCCCAGGTCGCGGACGAGGTACGCAGCCACTTCGGCGACGAGGTGCTGCGAACGAGCATTCCCCGGTCGGTCCGAATCTCCGAGGCGCCGAGTTATGGGCAGACGGTGCTGACCTACGATCCGGGTTCGAGCGGTGCGCTGTCCTATCTTGAGGCGGCACGAGAAATCGCACTGAAGGGTGTCGGCGTGACATACGAAGCGCCGCATGCCCACATCGGTGCCCAGAGCGACCCGAGCATGGTGGAGGGGCTTCAGTGA
- the dnaA gene encoding chromosomal replication initiator protein DnaA, with product MADVPADLAAVWPRVLEQLLGEGRGQGVETKDEHWIRRCQPLALVADTALLAVPNEFAKGVLEGRLAPIVSETLSRECGRPIRIAITVDDSAGEPPAPPAPPIRPQSRYEEPELPSGQYDGYGRHRADDRRTGRGEQLPGAPGDQLPTPRPAYPSEYQRPEPGAWPRPPQDEYRSQDEYSWQQQRLGFPERDPYASPQQDSYGSSAQDSYAPPSQDYRPQSMERPSYEAQRPDYDQQRPDYDQPRPDYDQPRPDYDQRDARRELPKQSSGSGHVHRGGPVGSALPASSGAPGPLAAKPAPATGPGEPTARLNPKYLFDTFVIGASNRFAHAAAVAVAEAPAKAYNPLFIYGESGLGKTHLLHAIGHYARSLYPGTRVRYVSSEEFTNEFINSIRDGKGDSFRKRYREMDILLVDDIQFLADKESTQEEFFHTFNTLHNANKQIVLSSDRPPKQLVTLEDRLRNRFEWGLITDVQPPELETRIAILRKKAVQEQLNAPPEVLEFIASRISRNIRELEGALIRVTAFASLNRQPVDLGLTEIVLKDLIPGGEDSAPEITSTAIMSATADYFGLTVEDLCGTSRGRALVTARQIAMYLCRELTDLSLPKIGALFGGRDHTTVMHADRKIRNLMAERRSIYNQVTELTNRIKNG from the coding sequence GTGGCTGACGTGCCTGCCGATCTTGCCGCAGTGTGGCCACGAGTACTGGAGCAACTTCTCGGCGAGGGCCGGGGGCAGGGTGTGGAGACCAAGGACGAGCACTGGATCCGGCGATGCCAGCCGCTCGCGCTGGTCGCCGACACCGCCCTGCTCGCCGTACCGAACGAATTCGCGAAGGGCGTGCTCGAGGGCCGCCTCGCTCCGATCGTCAGCGAGACGCTGAGCCGCGAGTGCGGCCGCCCGATCCGTATCGCGATCACCGTCGACGACTCCGCTGGCGAGCCCCCCGCCCCGCCGGCGCCGCCGATCCGCCCCCAGTCCCGCTACGAGGAGCCCGAGCTCCCCTCCGGGCAGTACGACGGCTACGGCCGCCACCGCGCGGACGACCGCCGCACGGGCCGCGGCGAGCAGCTTCCCGGTGCACCCGGCGACCAGCTCCCCACTCCCCGCCCGGCCTACCCCTCGGAGTACCAGCGCCCCGAGCCCGGCGCCTGGCCGCGCCCGCCGCAGGACGAGTACCGGTCGCAGGACGAGTACAGCTGGCAGCAGCAGCGCCTCGGCTTCCCCGAACGGGACCCCTACGCGTCGCCGCAGCAAGACTCGTACGGATCCTCGGCACAGGACTCGTACGCCCCGCCCTCCCAGGACTACCGTCCGCAGTCGATGGAGCGCCCGTCGTACGAGGCACAGCGACCCGATTACGACCAGCAGCGCCCCGACTACGATCAGCCGCGTCCGGACTACGACCAGCCCCGCCCCGATTACGACCAGCGCGACGCCCGCCGGGAGCTGCCCAAGCAGTCGTCCGGTTCCGGGCACGTCCACCGCGGCGGTCCGGTCGGCTCCGCGCTGCCTGCCTCCAGCGGTGCCCCCGGCCCGCTGGCCGCGAAGCCCGCGCCGGCGACCGGGCCCGGTGAACCAACGGCACGCCTGAACCCGAAGTACCTCTTCGACACGTTCGTCATCGGCGCCTCCAACCGCTTCGCGCACGCCGCCGCAGTCGCCGTCGCGGAGGCACCGGCGAAGGCGTACAACCCCCTGTTCATCTATGGGGAGTCGGGGCTCGGCAAGACGCACCTGCTGCACGCGATCGGGCACTACGCGCGCAGTCTCTACCCCGGCACGCGCGTGCGGTATGTGAGCTCGGAGGAGTTCACCAACGAGTTCATCAACTCGATCCGCGACGGCAAGGGCGACAGCTTCCGCAAGCGCTACCGCGAGATGGACATCCTGCTCGTCGACGACATCCAGTTCCTCGCGGACAAGGAGTCGACGCAGGAGGAGTTCTTCCACACCTTCAACACGCTCCACAACGCGAACAAGCAGATCGTGCTCTCCAGCGACCGGCCGCCGAAGCAGCTGGTCACGCTGGAGGACCGGCTGCGGAACCGTTTCGAGTGGGGTCTGATCACCGACGTCCAGCCGCCCGAGCTGGAGACACGTATCGCCATCCTCCGTAAGAAGGCGGTGCAGGAACAGCTCAACGCCCCGCCGGAGGTCCTGGAGTTCATCGCCTCCCGTATCTCGCGCAACATCCGCGAGCTGGAGGGGGCGCTGATCCGGGTGACGGCGTTCGCGTCGCTCAACCGGCAGCCGGTGGACCTGGGCCTCACGGAGATCGTCCTCAAGGACCTGATCCCCGGCGGCGAGGACTCGGCCCCCGAGATCACCTCGACCGCCATCATGAGCGCGACCGCCGACTACTTCGGCCTCACCGTCGAGGACCTGTGCGGCACCTCGCGCGGCCGCGCGCTCGTCACGGCCCGCCAGATCGCCATGTACCTGTGCCGCGAGCTCACGGACCTCTCGCTGCCGAAGATCGGCGCGCTGTTCGGCGGTCGCGACCACACGACGGTGATGCACGCGGACCGCAAGATCCGCAATCTGATGGCGGAGCGGCGCTCCATCTACAACCAGGTGACCGAGCTGACGAACCGCATCAAGAACGGCTGA
- the rpmH gene encoding 50S ribosomal protein L34 produces MSKRTFQPNNRRRAKTHGFRLRMRTRAGRAILANRRSKGRASLSA; encoded by the coding sequence GTGAGCAAGCGCACCTTCCAGCCGAACAACCGTCGTCGCGCCAAGACCCACGGCTTCCGCCTGCGGATGCGTACCCGTGCCGGTCGCGCGATTTTGGCGAACCGCCGCAGCAAGGGTCGCGCGAGCCTGTCCGCCTGA
- a CDS encoding ParB/RepB/Spo0J family partition protein, translated as MSERRRGLGRGLGALIPAAPTEKTPAPAAMGGASSASPSAVPVLTTDRGIAAAKVATLPPVSHETDEPTLNGSLEVPAPPVGAYFAELPLDSITPNSRQPREVFDEDALQELVTSIKEVGLLQPVVVRQSGPARYELIMGERRWRACREAGLEAIPAIVRATEDEKLLLDALLENLHRAQLNPLEEAAAYDQLLKDFNCTHDQLADRIGRSRPQVSNTLRLLKLSPAVQRRVAAGVLSAGHARALLSVEDSEEQDRLAHRIVAEGLSVRAVEEIVTLMGSRPQTTQRSKGPRAGALVSPALSDLAGRLSDRFETRVKVDLGQKKGKITVEFASMEDLERILSSLAPGEGPVLQKSLLDDDSEDDEA; from the coding sequence GTGAGCGAGCGACGGAGGGGTTTGGGCCGTGGTCTCGGCGCACTGATCCCGGCTGCACCCACGGAGAAGACGCCGGCCCCGGCCGCGATGGGGGGCGCGAGTTCTGCGTCGCCGTCGGCGGTCCCGGTGCTGACGACCGACCGCGGGATTGCCGCGGCGAAGGTGGCCACGCTGCCGCCTGTTTCACATGAAACGGACGAGCCGACGCTGAACGGCTCCCTGGAGGTGCCTGCGCCTCCCGTGGGCGCCTACTTCGCGGAGCTCCCCCTCGACTCCATCACGCCGAACTCCCGCCAGCCGCGTGAGGTGTTCGACGAGGACGCGCTGCAGGAACTCGTCACCTCCATCAAGGAGGTCGGTCTCCTCCAACCGGTCGTCGTACGGCAGTCGGGCCCGGCCCGGTATGAGCTCATCATGGGTGAGCGTCGCTGGCGGGCCTGCCGTGAAGCTGGCCTTGAGGCGATCCCGGCGATCGTGCGGGCCACGGAGGACGAGAAGCTCCTCCTGGACGCGCTCCTGGAGAACCTGCACCGGGCGCAGCTGAACCCTCTGGAAGAGGCTGCCGCGTACGACCAGCTCCTCAAGGACTTCAACTGCACGCACGACCAGCTGGCCGACCGCATCGGACGCTCCCGCCCGCAGGTTTCCAACACCCTGCGTCTGCTGAAGCTGTCGCCAGCGGTTCAGCGTCGGGTGGCCGCGGGGGTCCTCTCCGCCGGTCATGCGAGGGCACTGCTCTCCGTCGAGGACTCGGAGGAGCAGGACAGGCTGGCCCACCGGATCGTGGCCGAGGGGCTGTCCGTGCGGGCCGTCGAGGAGATCGTGACCCTCATGGGCTCGCGTCCGCAGACGACCCAGCGCTCAAAGGGTCCACGGGCAGGCGCCCTCGTCTCCCCGGCGCTGAGCGACCTCGCGGGCCGTCTCTCGGACCGGTTCGAGACGCGGGTGAAGGTCGATCTGGGGCAGAAGAAGGGCAAGATCACCGTCGAGTTCGCCTCCATGGAGGACCTTGAGCGGATCCTCAGCAGCCTGGCTCCCGGCGAGGGCCCGGTCCTGCAGAAGAGCCTTCTGGACGATGACTCCGAGGACGACGAGGCCTAG
- a CDS encoding Jag family protein: MTEGTTSAAVEGADTLTRLEQEGEIAADYLEGLLDIADLDGDIDMDVEADRAAVSIISDAGGRDLQKLVGRDGEVLEALQELTRLAVHRETGDRSRLMLDIGGYRAKKRAELSELGAKAAAEVRNTGEPVKMKPMTPFERKVVHDAVKAAGLRSESEGEEPQRFVVVLPA, encoded by the coding sequence GTGACGGAAGGCACCACCTCCGCCGCTGTCGAGGGTGCAGACACCCTGACCCGCCTGGAGCAGGAGGGCGAGATCGCAGCGGACTACCTTGAGGGTCTGCTGGACATCGCCGATCTCGACGGCGACATCGACATGGACGTCGAGGCCGACCGCGCCGCTGTCTCGATCATCAGCGACGCGGGCGGCCGAGACCTGCAGAAGCTGGTCGGCCGTGACGGTGAGGTGCTTGAGGCGCTCCAGGAACTCACGCGCCTCGCCGTGCACCGGGAGACCGGGGACCGCAGCCGGCTGATGCTGGACATCGGCGGCTACCGCGCCAAGAAGCGCGCCGAACTCTCCGAGCTTGGTGCGAAGGCGGCCGCCGAAGTCAGGAACACCGGCGAGCCGGTGAAGATGAAGCCGATGACCCCGTTCGAGCGCAAGGTCGTGCACGACGCGGTCAAGGCCGCGGGCCTGCGCAGCGAGTCGGAGGGCGAGGAGCCGCAGCGCTTCGTCGTCGTGCTCCCGGCCTGA
- the rnpA gene encoding ribonuclease P protein component translates to MLPTENRLRRREDFATAVRRGRRAGRPSLVVHLRSGATDPHAPGESAPPTRAGFVVSKAVGGAVIRNKVKRRLRHLMRDRVALLPPGSLVVVRALPGAGDADHAQLAQDLDAAIERLLGGGAR, encoded by the coding sequence GTGCTGCCCACCGAGAACCGGCTGAGGCGGCGCGAGGACTTCGCGACCGCAGTACGACGAGGGCGCCGGGCCGGACGCCCGTCCCTCGTCGTCCATCTTCGTAGCGGTGCCACGGACCCGCACGCGCCTGGGGAGAGCGCTCCCCCGACGCGTGCGGGTTTCGTCGTGAGCAAAGCAGTGGGCGGTGCGGTGATACGCAACAAGGTCAAGCGCAGACTGCGCCACCTGATGCGGGACCGAGTCGCCCTGTTGCCCCCCGGTAGCCTGGTAGTCGTACGAGCGCTACCCGGTGCGGGTGACGCCGACCATGCACAACTGGCCCAAGACCTGGATGCCGCCATTGAGCGGTTGCTGGGAGGGGGCGCACGATGA